A window of the Hordeum vulgare subsp. vulgare chromosome 5H, MorexV3_pseudomolecules_assembly, whole genome shotgun sequence genome harbors these coding sequences:
- the LOC123399192 gene encoding OBERON-like protein isoform X1: MGTSSGANFHQQPPPQGMLPPRHGARAPSLQTSLSLASSEQVGSPEMQEPVSNSDQGHDSATESASSRETWPVEPEQSNAAAAGSGGAAKKVEMEKDVRNGIPKLQVIRGSSRIDRVSLREIARERVDLVVEKMKVMPEEHLEEIKNELRSILEGTGGSHHIEEFLYLQKFVQGRGDLTPTMLSVAHHVQLEILVAIKTGIQAFLHPSVTIPQSHLVEVFLYKRCRNIACQSALPAEECRCNVCANRNGFCNLCMCVICNKFDFEVNTCRWVGCDFCSHWTHTDCAIRVGQIGTGQSIKSSTGHAEMLFRCQACQKTSELFGWVKDVFQQCAPGWDRDALVRELEFVCKIFRLSEDPKGRNLFRKCANLIERLRNSSPDSVNPRMILHALRELEMDSLKSSENEESGRLITPQEACNRIAEVVQEAVRKMELVAEEKMGLYKKARTAVEACDRELDEKARQVQEFKAERLRKKQQVEELESIVRLKQAEAEMFQLKASEARQEAERLQSIALAKSERAEQDYASLYLKRRLEEAEAEKQFLFEKIKLQDGHRPPQASSSVPGDSSQAPSQALMLSKIQDLLKNVRTMPTKSEAHSK, from the exons ATGGGGACTTCTTCAGGTGCGAATTTCCATCAACAGCCTCCGCCCCAGGGGATGCTGCCGCCTCGCCATGGTGCTCGGGCTCCGAGCCTGCAGACTTCCCTCTCACTGGCATCGTCGGAACAGGTTGGCTCGCCTGAAATGCAGGAACCTGTGTCCAATTCTGACCAGGGCCATGACTCTGCTACCGAAAGTGCAAGTTCGAGGGAGACCTGGCCTGTAGAGCCAGAACAGAGcaatgctgctgctgctggtagtGGCGGTGCTGCGAAGAAGGTGGAGATGGAAAAGGATGTCAGAAATGGTATCCCCAAGTTGCAGGTTATTCGCGGAAGCTCCCGCATCGATAGGGTGTCCCTGAGGGAGATTGCGCGGGAGAGAGTGGACCTAGTTGTCGAGAAAATGAAGGTAATGCCAGAGGAGCACCTGGAGGAGATTAAAAATGAGCTGAGGTCAATTCTGGAGGGGACAGGGGGTTCGCATCATATTGAGGAGTTTCTGTATCTGCAGAAGTTTGTCCAGGGCAGAGGTGATTTGACACCAACTATGCTTTCTGTGGCCCATCATGTCCAACTGGAGATCCTCGTGGCAATCAAGACTGGAATCCAGGCGTTTTTGCACCCCAGCGTCACCATTCCCCAAAGCCACCTGGTGGAGgtcttcttgtataagaggtgccggaACATTGCTTGCCAGAGTGCTCTCCCGGCTGAGGAGTGCAGATGCAATGTATGTGCTAACAGAAACGGGTTTTGCAACCTTTGCATGTGTGTGATTTGCAACAAGTTTGATTTTGAGGTCAACACATGCCGATGGGTTGGGTGCGATTTCTGTTCCCATTGGACACACACTGACTGTGCGATTCGTGTTGGCCAGATTGGGACAGGGCAATCAATTAAGAGCAGCACCGGTCATGCGGAAATGCTTTTTAGGTGCCAGGCTTGCCAGAAGACATCAGAATTATTCGGTTGGGTTAAGGATGTGTTTCAACAATGTGCTCCTGGTTGGGATAGGGATGCCTTAGTACGAGAGCTTGAGTTTGTTTGTAAGATATTTCGTCTAAGCGAAGACCCAAAAGGAAGAAATTTGTTCAGGAAATGTGCGAATCTGATTGAAAGATTGAGGAATAGTTCTCCTGATTCTGTCAATCCTAGGATGATACTGCATGCACTTCGAG AGCTTGAGATGGATTCCCTGAAGAGCTCTGAAAATGAAGAATCAGGACGCTTGATCACTCCCCAGGAGGCATGTAATCGTATTGCAGAGGTAGTCCAAGAAGCTGTCAGAAAGATGGAGCTTGTTGCTGAAGAGAAAATGGGACTGTACAAAAAGGCTCGCACCGCCGTGGAGGCCTGTGACCGTGAGCTTGATGAGAAGGCCAGACAAGTTCAGGAGTTCAAGGCCGAGAGGCTGCGGAAGAAGCAGCAGGTGGAGGAGCTCGAAAGCATTGTTCGGTTGAAACAGGCCGAGGCCGAGATGTTCCAGCTCAAAGCAAGCGAGGCCCGCCAGGAGGCTGAGAGGCTCCAGAGCATCGCGCTTGCCAAATCTGAGAGGGCTGAGCAGGACTATGCTAGCCTCTACCTCAAGCGGCGCCTGGAGGAAGCGGAGGCAGAGAAGCAGTTTCTTTTCGAGAAAATAAAGCTTCAGGACGGCCATAGGCCCCCGCAGGCGAGCAGCAGCGTGCCTGGTGATTCCTCTCAGGCGCCCTCTCAGGCGTTGATGCTGTCCAAAATTCAGGACCTTCTCAAGAACGTTCGTACCATGCCGACAAAGTCGGAGGCGCATTCAAAATAA
- the LOC123399192 gene encoding OBERON-like protein isoform X2: protein MLPPRHGARAPSLQTSLSLASSEQVGSPEMQEPVSNSDQGHDSATESASSRETWPVEPEQSNAAAAGSGGAAKKVEMEKDVRNGIPKLQVIRGSSRIDRVSLREIARERVDLVVEKMKVMPEEHLEEIKNELRSILEGTGGSHHIEEFLYLQKFVQGRGDLTPTMLSVAHHVQLEILVAIKTGIQAFLHPSVTIPQSHLVEVFLYKRCRNIACQSALPAEECRCNVCANRNGFCNLCMCVICNKFDFEVNTCRWVGCDFCSHWTHTDCAIRVGQIGTGQSIKSSTGHAEMLFRCQACQKTSELFGWVKDVFQQCAPGWDRDALVRELEFVCKIFRLSEDPKGRNLFRKCANLIERLRNSSPDSVNPRMILHALRELEMDSLKSSENEESGRLITPQEACNRIAEVVQEAVRKMELVAEEKMGLYKKARTAVEACDRELDEKARQVQEFKAERLRKKQQVEELESIVRLKQAEAEMFQLKASEARQEAERLQSIALAKSERAEQDYASLYLKRRLEEAEAEKQFLFEKIKLQDGHRPPQASSSVPGDSSQAPSQALMLSKIQDLLKNVRTMPTKSEAHSK from the exons ATGCTGCCGCCTCGCCATGGTGCTCGGGCTCCGAGCCTGCAGACTTCCCTCTCACTGGCATCGTCGGAACAGGTTGGCTCGCCTGAAATGCAGGAACCTGTGTCCAATTCTGACCAGGGCCATGACTCTGCTACCGAAAGTGCAAGTTCGAGGGAGACCTGGCCTGTAGAGCCAGAACAGAGcaatgctgctgctgctggtagtGGCGGTGCTGCGAAGAAGGTGGAGATGGAAAAGGATGTCAGAAATGGTATCCCCAAGTTGCAGGTTATTCGCGGAAGCTCCCGCATCGATAGGGTGTCCCTGAGGGAGATTGCGCGGGAGAGAGTGGACCTAGTTGTCGAGAAAATGAAGGTAATGCCAGAGGAGCACCTGGAGGAGATTAAAAATGAGCTGAGGTCAATTCTGGAGGGGACAGGGGGTTCGCATCATATTGAGGAGTTTCTGTATCTGCAGAAGTTTGTCCAGGGCAGAGGTGATTTGACACCAACTATGCTTTCTGTGGCCCATCATGTCCAACTGGAGATCCTCGTGGCAATCAAGACTGGAATCCAGGCGTTTTTGCACCCCAGCGTCACCATTCCCCAAAGCCACCTGGTGGAGgtcttcttgtataagaggtgccggaACATTGCTTGCCAGAGTGCTCTCCCGGCTGAGGAGTGCAGATGCAATGTATGTGCTAACAGAAACGGGTTTTGCAACCTTTGCATGTGTGTGATTTGCAACAAGTTTGATTTTGAGGTCAACACATGCCGATGGGTTGGGTGCGATTTCTGTTCCCATTGGACACACACTGACTGTGCGATTCGTGTTGGCCAGATTGGGACAGGGCAATCAATTAAGAGCAGCACCGGTCATGCGGAAATGCTTTTTAGGTGCCAGGCTTGCCAGAAGACATCAGAATTATTCGGTTGGGTTAAGGATGTGTTTCAACAATGTGCTCCTGGTTGGGATAGGGATGCCTTAGTACGAGAGCTTGAGTTTGTTTGTAAGATATTTCGTCTAAGCGAAGACCCAAAAGGAAGAAATTTGTTCAGGAAATGTGCGAATCTGATTGAAAGATTGAGGAATAGTTCTCCTGATTCTGTCAATCCTAGGATGATACTGCATGCACTTCGAG AGCTTGAGATGGATTCCCTGAAGAGCTCTGAAAATGAAGAATCAGGACGCTTGATCACTCCCCAGGAGGCATGTAATCGTATTGCAGAGGTAGTCCAAGAAGCTGTCAGAAAGATGGAGCTTGTTGCTGAAGAGAAAATGGGACTGTACAAAAAGGCTCGCACCGCCGTGGAGGCCTGTGACCGTGAGCTTGATGAGAAGGCCAGACAAGTTCAGGAGTTCAAGGCCGAGAGGCTGCGGAAGAAGCAGCAGGTGGAGGAGCTCGAAAGCATTGTTCGGTTGAAACAGGCCGAGGCCGAGATGTTCCAGCTCAAAGCAAGCGAGGCCCGCCAGGAGGCTGAGAGGCTCCAGAGCATCGCGCTTGCCAAATCTGAGAGGGCTGAGCAGGACTATGCTAGCCTCTACCTCAAGCGGCGCCTGGAGGAAGCGGAGGCAGAGAAGCAGTTTCTTTTCGAGAAAATAAAGCTTCAGGACGGCCATAGGCCCCCGCAGGCGAGCAGCAGCGTGCCTGGTGATTCCTCTCAGGCGCCCTCTCAGGCGTTGATGCTGTCCAAAATTCAGGACCTTCTCAAGAACGTTCGTACCATGCCGACAAAGTCGGAGGCGCATTCAAAATAA